AAGACAACAGGTACCAAGACTTGTGCCTATGTCGGATATACATTTACTATCATGTACTGTCTACTGACTTCTTccactgtatatatttgtgtctgCCTCAGGTTTGACATGATCCTAGAGCAGATCAAGACGGTAATTAATGATGACACCACCTACCTGAAGGGGAGCCTGAACATGCGCACCCAGAAGTGTTATGCTGTCCGCCCAAATATCAACGAGTTCCTCGACATTGCACGCAGAGCTTACACTGAGATAGTAGACGACATTGCAGGTGTGTATTTTGTCAGTTAATATCTTTGGTTTGCAATATTTGTATGTAGTATTTATACAACACAGCTTGTTAAATGGCATTGTATTGCACAGGGCTAGTGAACCAGATGGGGGAGAGATACGGTTTCCCAATGCGTACCAGCTTCAGCACAGCTCGAGGTTTCTTCATCCAGATGAAGCTTGAAGGAGTGGTCTTGCCTGAAGGGAAACTCCCCTCTGAGTTTATCAAGGTAAAGTCCACTAAAGGTCAGGCATGGTGAAAACACTGAGAGCTAACGGACTaactaaaaactgaaaaaattaGCTCAGCTGTGAGTGAAGAAAGATGAATTTCCCCCATAGGGACAATAAAGTTTGAATCATTGAATGAACACAAAAGCTGGGTTTCAACATCTACCACTGCAGGTCACCAAGCACAAGAACAACTATGGCTTCACTATTGCTGACCTCATGAAGATGAATGACCGCTGTGATGAGGCCCTGAGGGAGATCTTTCACATGTCCTATGTGTAAGGAGATCATGATCCTGTGACTTACAAATGTGCACAGTAATGTATTGTAGGCACTTAATTACACTGTCCTGAATATTGAAAGTGACAGAAGGATTTGTACAGTAAGGGCTGTCCTCAATTAAAGGATTTCTTAGCTAAGTAATCATAGAATTCCTTTGAGTAATTAGTAAATTGAAGCTGTCAAATTGTTTCCCTGGCACTCTTTCCATTTCAAAGATGAATATGATTACACAGAAATGTAGCGAAGTTCAAAGCTTATCTTTCAATATTGTTTTGATACCACAGATGTGACTATTATTGTACTGTAATGGCTTTTAAGTCCCATATAAAAGGCCCCTTAGCTGACAAAGACCTTAACCACCAATTAGTCAACTCAGTCATTAAAAGGTGGAGCTGCaagtttttatatttctctACCTAAGCAAGTTTTTATCTTATTACCCGCCGATTCAATTTATTGTGTTCTACTTTTCGTCCTCTGGTGGGTGCTGTTTGTTAGCTTATTTTCCTCCAGTGCTATGCCCCTGCAGCAGCTAACCTGTCTCCATACAGGGTGATATGTCAACTGCTCAGCACTATCCACGAGCACATTCACTGCCTTTATAAGCTCTCTGATGCCGTATCCATGCTCGACATGTTGCTGTCACTGGCCAATGCTTGCACCATCTCAGACTATGGTAAGTATGATCACTGTTTATTTCTACTCTCGAGTCAGTCAAACTGTAAAATTAACCTTAAAGAAGTCTGATCTGTTGTCTGAGGGAGGGCTGTGTGCACACAAGGCAGGACCCTGCTTCACTGAGCTGGCAGCTCTGCTGGcctcagctctttttttttttggtgggttGTGGGCAGCACCAGCCACGTGGGTGGTGAGCGCTGCCCCTCAGCTGTCTAAAAGTGTATCTCCATGGACATGTGCTGACTGCCTGCCCCCCTCCATCCCAGCCAGCTTGTACTCAGATTACCCTTGTTACATAAGTGTGCCCTGGTGCGCTGCATTTACTGAGACAAATCTCCTCAGCAGAGGGGCTAGCTGGCTATAACCATTGAACACGCCTCTCACAGAAATCCGCTTTTAATATATTGTGACACACATTTCAGTGTAACACCGTAAGAATTCAATTCTATAGATGAAATAATACACCTAATAATTGACTCACAGTTTACTGGCTATATAGGTTTGTAACAAAACTGCCAAATACTAACTCATACAGTGTAGCtgtattttaatgcattttgatCATTCCATGGAAATGCATGACAGAGTTATTATATAAACAGAATACAAACAAATAGAGGTATGTTTGATTGTTGCTTCTTTTCTGCTGTGTCTGCCAGTGCGCCCAGAGTTCACAGACACACTGGCCATCAAGCAGGGTCGTCACCCCATTCTGGAGAGAATAGTTGGACAGCAGCCTATATCGAACAATAGCTACATCTCCGAGGGCAGCAACTTTGTCATCATCACTGGACCCAACATGAGCGGCAAATCCACCTACCTCAAACAGGTGGCGCTGTGTCAGATCATGGCTCAGATAGGTCAGCAGCGGCAAACCTTTTAGCCTCACGTGAATTTGGAATGCTTAGTGCTAGGCATTGACTTGTCCCGATTATTGAGTAACGCTTTTGCATTATTGTTGCAGGTTCTTTTGTCCCTGCTGAGTATGCCTCTTTTCGTGTTGCTGATCAGGTTTTCACCAGAATTGGTGTGGATGATGATTTTGAAACTAACTCTTCCACCTTCATGTTGGAAATGAAGGaggtattttgtgtttgtgttctctttTAGCATTAGGGCTGCTCATGTTCTTTAGTTACAtatatgaggaaaataaattGTGAAATTATGATTGACTGCATTTTCACTTCCCAAAGATCTCTTATATAATTCACAACGTAAGTGACAGGTCCCTGATCATCATAGATGAGTTGGGACGTGGTACCAGTGCTGAGGAGGGCATTGGCATCTGTCACTCAGTTTGTGAGTTCCTCCTTAGCCACAAGGTAGAGTATGCACTTATACAGTCCTGCACTGACACTCCTTTCTGTGAAATGAAAACCAGATCAATTAGATTCCTATGCTCTATATTTATAATTTAAGCTGTTATTGTCTGTTGTGGTACACCTCTTAAGTCAACATTAAAGCTGTAAAGTCAATACGTGTATAGTGTTTGTTTTccagtgttttcatttttaaggtGTGTGCTGTTTCCCTGCTGTTTGCAGGCGTTCACCCTGTTTGCCACACACTTTATGGAGCTGTGCCAACTCGAGTCTCTTTATCCCAATGTGGAGAACCAGCACATGGAGGTTCAGCACACACGCAGTGGTGACACTGGCACAGAGAGTGTGGTGTATACATACCTGCTGAATCGAGGATGCTCTGAAGAAAGACACTATGGTACAGAGTCAGTGCAATCTTAGTACAATCCTGTTGAAATTGATCATGAAAAttgtaacagatttttttgcTCTTCTAGGTCTGAGAGCAGCAGAAATGACTGCACTTCCTTCAGACATAATCCAAGAGGCAAAGATAATTGCCTCCAAAGTTAACCAGCAGCTTTTGGTATGGTTCAGATCAGCTTTTGCCTATTTCTCCTACCATCTTTGGTGCCTCAACCTGTTCTGTGGGccttttatttacagtacattttagCGTGTGCTTTTATAGCATGTCCATTTGTGAAACAGGAAAACTGGCTTTAATGTACAAGAAACCAATATTTGACCCTGAGTGAGTCTAATGCTGTACCGTGGCCTCTCATGACAGATAGCGCAACCATTTGTGTGTCATAAAtaattctgttttatatcagagAAGTGCTGAGTAAAGAGACACGACCCATGgtgttgtttattattgctctagGCCAAACATCACAGTGATCCGGAAACACAGAGGCAAAGAGCTGTGTACCACCTGGCCACCCGCCTCCTGCAGACTGCTAGGAACTCCAGACTGGACCCTGACAGCTTGCGTATGTATCTGAAGGGCCTGAAGAAGCAGTATGAGGCAGAGCTGCAGGCAGCAGGGCAACTAGCATCCATTGACACAGAGGAGGAATGACTGATTCAGCCTGAGGCAGTGatacatttacaaaatgaaagatCAGTGTCATCTGGGCATattgtatttagtttttacgtttttttatattaaattgaTTTCTTTGAATTCCAGTGTTCATGGGTTTCTTTTTGGCCAtcatattaaaaacaatacaatatcacatgttcattttgaaaatattgttgttgaaaaataTTGTAGCAAAATATGTTAAATCCCCCAAAGAAATACTGTCCTTATATCATCATTAAAGAAGTATGGTTAGTTCACTAAATACCACAGATATACTGGAGGTCCCCTCCCATATAATATTGCGCTTTTTGTACTCGTGTTTAATGGACTTTGGGGAAGTGCAATGACCACTCCCCTCTTTGCTTTTGTCTATAGTAAGATTTACGAATCAAGACTGTCTCGAAAAGGTGGGGCTATCTCCTGCTTTGCCCTGCGTAGTAACGGCTCCGGCCGGTGTGCCTGGAATCTCAAAACAAGCGTTCCCCAGCAGCCTGACTATGACCCGCCCCCGCGAACCAGAAACAGCAGATAGTCTGACGGATAGCGCAGAAGAAACCCAAGCTGGAGCTGCTCTGGGAAGTCGAGAGTCTGCCAGAGTCAACGCAGAACTACGCCATTTCACTACTGGCTAAGGGAACAACAAACTGAAGCTACAGGTATGCTGTGTTTAGCGGTCATCGGCGATATCATGTTTATTGATTGTGAAAAAAGCCGCTCTTCCCATTCTTAGCGCAGCTACACTCTTTACCC
This region of Sander vitreus isolate 19-12246 chromosome 20, sanVit1, whole genome shotgun sequence genomic DNA includes:
- the msh4 gene encoding mutS protein homolog 4, with the translated sequence MFRSSTEEVGDTPEYGQTWRVSPMDRSGLNETTSHGPASTSSGSSHQSLDEGSTSFNHGPLLPRMASGQFHHSLRLGRNNSSLFASTSDSSSHRSRGGTPNQRRPPGSAGATGTHPARTPVTDHTATSCSSATTTSGASVIVAVVEGRGLARGEIGMASLNLKYPELILSQFADTGTYAKVITKIHILVPLEILMPDTASEKGKGTKLFNLITENFPGVAFTAIQRKYFNERKGLEYIQQLCAPEFATVLMEVQAKYYCLAAAAALLKYLEFIQNSVYAAKSLKVSFKGSEQTAMIDSASAANLELVVNNRDHRSEHTLLGVLNHTKTPGGARRLRSNILEPLVDVDTINIRLDTIRELLQDEELFFGLKNAIGHFLDIDQLLSVLVQIPKQETVQVAEAKITHIIQLKHTLDLVSRLRMVLKNCKTTLLKAYYTSLEDNRFDMILEQIKTVINDDTTYLKGSLNMRTQKCYAVRPNINEFLDIARRAYTEIVDDIAGLVNQMGERYGFPMRTSFSTARGFFIQMKLEGVVLPEGKLPSEFIKVTKHKNNYGFTIADLMKMNDRCDEALREIFHMSYVVICQLLSTIHEHIHCLYKLSDAVSMLDMLLSLANACTISDYVRPEFTDTLAIKQGRHPILERIVGQQPISNNSYISEGSNFVIITGPNMSGKSTYLKQVALCQIMAQIGSFVPAEYASFRVADQVFTRIGVDDDFETNSSTFMLEMKEISYIIHNVSDRSLIIIDELGRGTSAEEGIGICHSVCEFLLSHKAFTLFATHFMELCQLESLYPNVENQHMEVQHTRSGDTGTESVVYTYLLNRGCSEERHYGLRAAEMTALPSDIIQEAKIIASKVNQQLLAKHHSDPETQRQRAVYHLATRLLQTARNSRLDPDSLRMYLKGLKKQYEAELQAAGQLASIDTEEE